The genomic window AGCTCCCATGGCTTTCCTGTCCAGGTTCTCCAGGAACGGCACCAGGTCGCCGAGCCGAGGCTCGCGGGAGGAGCGCAACAACCACCCCATCCTCAGCGTCTTCGAGCTGGAAAGGCTGCTGTACACGGGGAAGACAGCCTGCAACCACGCCGATGAGGTCTGGCCAGGCCTCTACCTGGGCGATCAGTACGTATCGGAGGGGGACAGGAACTGTGGGGCTGAGGGGTATTTGAAATGCAGAGGTCTGGGAGAGGAAAGCTGGAAACGTGAGGGAGAGGAGGACACGATGggtcggaggaggaggaaggatgtgagcacagctgtgctgagagattggagagctgctggggggggcgggtggAGGTGGCGTGCCCAAGGAGTCTGTGACATTGACTTAAAATTCTGGAGTCTGAGTCTGgcatctttcctttccctctgatGAAAATGTTTGACCAGGACAGCCCTTACACCGTCCTTGGGAAATCTTCTTTAATGTTGAACTTTTCTAAACTTGCGTATCTCTGCTCtgttcctccctccctgcagagaTATAGCAGCCAACCGCCGCGAGCTGGCCCACCTGCGCATCACCCACATCCTCAACGCCTCGCACAGCAAGTGGAGGGGGGGCGCTGAGTACTACGAGGGCACGGGCATCCGCTACCTGGGCATCGAGGCCCACGACTCTCCTTCCTTTGACATGAGCCCCTACTTCTACCCTGCAGCTGACTTCATCCACCAGGCGCTGAATGAAGGTCAGTGGTAAAGATTGGTGGGACGAAGCGGGGAGGGGAGAAGCTCCCTTTGGTGGGTGGAAAGCTGGATTAATGTGCTATTGCTAAGCATGCTAGAAAACAGGGATATTTCTAGACTGGTATGGTATTTTCTACTCTAGGTTGCCTGCTCCAAAGAGGAGATGGGCAAGATTAGAGCACTGGCCCCATAGATTTCAGAGTATGACTAGTTCCTATTCAGACTGTTTTGGGAGATCGTAATGCATTGACACCCTTTGCCAAGAGGAGGACCTCAGTGCATCACAGCCCTATTAAACTTGGGGCCCTACATCTAACCCTGGAGGCTGCACACCTGCAGTGCCAGGATGCACCATGACAAATGGTTgggtcctcttttttttttttttaattgggatATTCGGTCTGCTGTGACACAGCCCCTGTGTTTCGCCCCCAGGAAGGATCCTTGTGCACTGTGCTGTCGGGGTGAGCAGGTCGGCCACCTTGGTCCTCGCCTACCTCATGATCCGCCACCACATGCCCCTTGTAGAAGCCATAAAGACGGTGAAGGACCACCGCGGTATCATCCCCAACCGGGGCTTCTTGCGCCAGCTGGTCGCCCTGGACAATGCCCTGAGGCTGAAGAGGAGTTCGTGATGGAGGACGAGCGGGGTTGTGCGGTGGGAGCAGCGTGTGTGCGGCGCCCACCTGCCCCCGGTGCCCTCTGCGTGGTAGGGGTAGGCCTTTCCTCCCAGTGCAGATGCTTGGCAGCTAATGGGTCCTGTGCAACCGGCCCTGGCCCCCCCCTCAGCTGAGGGGGTCCCCAGACATGCGAGCTATTCCTAGTGGTAAAGTCTAGGCCCTCAACCTGCAATCTCGGCACTTAGGTAGGCCTAACGTATCgcctccttcccagcctgctCGCTCAGAGATGCCTCTGGAGGGACTCAGCCCCACGTTTCAGGTTACTCCCTACCCGATTCGGCTCCAGGAAGCCTTCAAGGGTTGGCTCTCCCACGTGGCAGATGCATTTGCCAAGCCGGTCccgtccctccctcccaggaGACTGAAGCTGTGTGTGTTCCTCGTCTtgtttcccatttgtttttgGTCTGCGTAGCAATGTGAATTAGCTCTGGTGTGTGGGCTCTGGCAAACAGGCCTTTTGTCGTAGTGTTTGGATGTCCCCCATGCCTAGTGTTaacctgtgaaaataaagacAGCGCTAAGGAAGAAGTTTGGCCATCCCTTGTGTGCTTTGGGACAGGCTTTTTGTTTAGGCTGGGATCTGAGTTGGTGGAAAAGCCTTGCCCTGGGTGTTCTGGGCCGAGATGAGCCCAAATCCTCCCAGATCCTCGGGCCAAGACTTGTCAGTTCCCCCGGTGGCCAGTGCccctgctgagcccccccactccttttttccagctgcgggaacagaaagaggaagggtGGGCTCCCGCTgggaagcagagcagggctggcggTCACCAGGTCAGCATCCATCAGGAGGTGGCGATATTGGTCTCCCGAAGGCAGGCAGACACGGAGCTAGCCACCAGGCTCGCGGAAAGGCCGGCTGGCCACCAGGGCCTGCAAAAAGTGCCTTTGCACTTGCAGAGGGGCTGGATGGGCGAGCGAGAGCGGCAAGGGGCAACCATCTGTGGTGGCATCCTGCGTGTGTGCTGCCCCCGctcctgggctgcaggctgtgcgGCGTCCTGGGGGCTGCAGATCGCCTCCTGCCTGGTttttgcagctctgctttgtgcTCCTTGCTGCCGTGCAGCTCCCTTTGTGCAGCCTGCTGCCAGTCAGACCCGAATGCGGAGCGTGGCCGTTGGCTGACAAAGCTGGGATCAGGGAGGCTCTGGATGCAAAGAGTTTGTTTGGGGGATCAGCAAACTGAGCCAGGGAGTAAAATCACAGGCGTGCTGTGCCCTCCCCCGTGCTGGCAGTGGCCGGGCACCTGTGTTGGGAGATCGGTGTGTGGTGTGGGAAGCACCCAGACCTTGGGGGgtcagcacagccccagcccctggtgGCACCAAGCTGCCTGATCCCATCCCCTGGGTGTCTGGTGAGGAGGGCGCACAGAGCCCACCCTACGGCTGTCCCTGGCACGGGCACTGTCGGTCCTGCTGCCCTCACGGTCACCTGCAGGCTCCTTGGCTTGCCTGGAGGTGCTGATGGTGTCCAAAACCTCCTGCGCCAGGCTGAGAGACACTGGGAGCTCAGCACCTTCGGCAAGGCTCCCCAAAGGGCTGctgcacagaatcacagggtggtttgggatggaagggaccttaaggatcaccCCAGTCCAACCCTCTGCCctcagccccatccagcctggccctgggcactgccagggatggggcacccccagctcctccaggcagCCTGTGCCATCACCTCGCCACCCTCAGAgcgaagaatttcttccttacatctaacCTAAATCCCCGCTCTTTTAGTATAAAGCCATCACCCCCGCCCCATCCCTGCGCACCCCAACAGAGggcctccccagctttcctggagcCCTCCTGCCCGGAGCTTTCCCTTCTGGGGGCCGcacacccccagccctcagCCTGCCCCCGGGGGAAGCTCCGTGGGGCCTGGGGGGActccgtggggccggggggggctccatGGGGCCTGGCTCCCTATGCCCCAGGGGTCCCCAGGCTGCGTGTGGGCCCCAGCCCGGTGCtgctgacaccccccccccctcatgcccggggggggtcccggagccCCTCGCCGGTTCCCCCCCCGCAGCtcgggggcggccccgggagttgggggcccggcccggggcggggtTTGCGGCCCGGCCCCGTTCCCcggcgcccggcccggccccgctcccggccaTGGCCCCGAGCCGCGCACGGCGgagccggcccggccccgcggagcGGCTCCCGGATGCCCCCGTTCCAGTGGTGCCACGGTgagagcggggccgggggctggggggggacgggaaggggcttgggggtgtcctgggggggggcaggagaggtttgggggggctgggaggggaacgGGAGGGGTTTAGGGGGGCCAGGAGGGGTCTGGGGGActcgggggggggcaggaggggttgggggggagcACAAGGGATTTGGAGGGGGtagtggggtttggggggtcgggggggtttggggggtcgggggggtttggggtccaggggggggttggggggtcgggggctgctgcccctcctgggaggtggaggggaaCCAATGCTggggagcgggcagcctccaACAAGCACCCCAAAAAGTTTTGCCCCCCAGGCAAGGGGTGCTGTGCTTTTTGGGGTcaccccccccggggccaggGGAAGCCgccagccccccagcagcgaGCCCCAGCGTCGGGGCGGCCGTACTGGTTGTGGTGGTGGGAGCGAAGCCCCCCACCCGTGTGTCCATGTCGGTGGCGTGGGCATGGCTCCGAGGGCCCCCAGGCAGGGCCCTGGCCCCCCgctctcctgccagccccccaaaatccctgggaACGTGGCGCTGAGCTTGCCCGCGGCAGGGGGGGGTGGCTGAGCACGAAGTGGGTCTCTCTCTGGGTAAGGAGCCGGGAGGCTGCGCTGGGAACTCCACCATCAAAGCCCTGCCTCAGCAACAAAGGCCGGGTTGTTTTAATTTGCGAAAGGTTTGCAGCCTTTGAAGCTCTAAACGCGCAACCGGTGGCTTCCCCTCCTGCAACGCGCGCCTCGGGTGCTCTCGTGCGGCTTGGGGGGTGAGCAGCAGTTAGCCTGGCCTcgtggggagggcagggggttCCTTCGGTGCTCTAAATGCTCCTCAGCAGAAAATGCAAACTCGGCAGCGTAAAGGAAACATCCCCGGTAAGAGCTGGGGGCTTTGAGAGGCTCCGAGCGGCCGCAGCTCTCCCCGGCTCCCCAGGGCTCGGAGGACAGAGCCCGCCCTTGTGCGGAGGCCAAGGCGTGGGTTTGGGAGGCCGCCCGTGGGCATCTGGCTCGGGCGTCTTGGCTTCGAGCCCTGACCCCACAAGTATTCACATCAGCAGAGTGCGGCAAAATTGCTGAGCTGCGTGCTGCTGAGGACCCGTGCAAGAACAGGGGCCGGTGGCATGAGTAAGTCCGATACCCAGTAAAGAAATGGAATTTTCGCCATTAATAGGCATACTCCAAACGTCTGAACAGGAGGAACGCGCTGTGCTGGCTTGGAATTGCAGCTCCTCTTCCGCATTACACCTCTTCCTGTTGCTCAGCCGTAGTTTGGGGCACTTCGCAGGTAACTTGGTGTGGCGGGGACCTGGCTATGCCCCGCCGCGAGCCGCTTGGCGCAGGGGAGACTTTTGCAGGAAGCCCATTCCTGCCTCACAGCAAAAACTACATGGAAGCTGCATTCAATTTCGTGATGCAAAGCCCACGGCTTTTGTGTGGGAGTGGAAAGAATGGTTTTATTTAATGACCTGCTGAGTTTTCCATTCGTTGTATTGAACAAGAATTGGGGTGAGGGAGAAGCTCTGCTCAGCAAAAACCCCGTGCCCGCGCAGAGCTTGCGTCTGTCCTGGTTTCAAATCCTGCACGCTGCTGTGGCACGGTGGTTGAAGGGGTGCTGTTCGACCCCGGATGCCGCAGGGCCTCCTGACTTCAGCCTGGCGCTTTGCAGGGCGTAGACCTGGATGTGGGGGGCATTTTTCGGGCCGTGCATCCGTTCTTTGGTTGTTCGGTGGCAGAAATTATCCCTGGGGCTCTCGGGCGCGTTCCCGGCGGTGTTGCAGCATCAGGGCTGTAATCGGACAGGGACGCAGTTAGGCGCCTGGTTTTCCTCTGTAGTTTTTCTCCAGGCCAGTGAGACGGATCGCTCGGACCTTGAGAAGCGGCCCTGCTCCCGGCTGCGTGTCCCAGGGGAGTTAATCCTGGCCGGGGGAGCGGGATGGGGTCACCccctgctggccccagcgcTTCGTGCGCTGTTATTTGGGCCAGCTCAGCACCTAAATCCACCGGGCAGCCTAAACCTGCCGGCATCTGCCGGGgttggaggaggaggtggcgcAACCCCGGTGCCCCGACAGGTCGGACTGCACCTTTCCTGCTTACACAGGGGAGCTTTTGCTGTTGGCATGAGAAAACACACTGCTGGCAGGGCGCACCGCCTTCCTGAGCGTCCTCCTCGCAGGGAGAAGGGTGGAGAAAGTCAGCGTGTGTCCGTAGCCCTTCTGCAGATGTCCGGCGATCCctctcttctcattttttcaACTAAATACTTGTCTGAGCACGCCGCTTTCAAGGCTCCTGGCTTCAGGTGTAAAACTGGTCCCGGGTGGACTTAACGCTGGTGACGCGGGTTGCTTCGGTTTGGGGTTGGTGCCCCTCAGGCCTTCATTGTATTAAAACCAGCTTCACTCTGTTCCTCTCGAGCTAAAAATATGAAAGCCTTTGTCAGGCGAAGGGGGTTGTGCTAATTAAAACCACGGCCGAGCCAGCGCCCACCCTGCTGCTGAACTCTTGCTGGGGGGAGCTGGAAGGGGCCGGCCAGGGTCAGGAGGAGccagatttggggagggggtcgCATTCCCCCGCCGGGACCCGCCGCTCGAGGGcttcccctggcagcagcttcGCCTCCCAGCCCGTGGCTCTGCCCTGGGGCCGTGCTGCCCGGAGCAGTGAGGGCTGGAAAGCCTCCGTAGCAGGAATGAGCCTTGCTGAGCTGGGGAGCCTAAAATTAGCCTTGCCAGCTGCACCGCGGCTGGCGGGGACGTGTTAGGCCAGCTCCTCTTGGGTACGGGGCCGGGACTTGTGGCTTCTCTTCTTCCACCTCGCCTtttccccctgctgctgcttttgctgcccCCTCGGGTGCCCGTGCAAGGGCCTTTTAGGCACAGCTACGGCCACCCGTGGGGGACGGGGGCACGAAACACGGAGCAGTTgggcagctgggcagggagcggggacCGGGGGCGCAGCAGGGCGCAGGGCTGTGGGTGTACGCGAGGGGCACGGGGTCTGGGTGCGGTGCTCGGGGGTTGCCACCTCCATCCATCGACAGCTGCCGAGCGGCGTCCCGCCACGCACACCAGCATTACCTCATTGACTTGTggtttgtggtggtggtttttttttttttctctaattctaTTTTCCGGGCATTTCTCAATCATTTCCAGtagggaaatgggaaaaaaaaaaaaaaaaaaaaaaaaaacaaccaaaacttATTGTCCTCCTCTGCACCTGGTGGTCTCGAGAGCAGaaggctggcagagcaggacCCGACAAACAAATCCTCCCTTTCCCGCTGT from Anser cygnoides isolate HZ-2024a breed goose chromosome 26, Taihu_goose_T2T_genome, whole genome shotgun sequence includes these protein-coding regions:
- the DUSP26 gene encoding dual specificity protein phosphatase 26 isoform X2; protein product: MAFLSRFSRNGTRSPSRGSREERNNHPILSVFELERLLYTGKTACNHADEVWPGLYLGDQDIAANRRELAHLRITHILNASHSKWRGGAEYYEGTGIRYLGIEAHDSPSFDMSPYFYPAADFIHQALNEGRILVHCAVGVSRSATLVLAYLMIRHHMPLVEAIKTVKDHRGIIPNRGFLRQLVALDNALRLKRSS
- the DUSP26 gene encoding dual specificity protein phosphatase 26 isoform X1, coding for MEKIKAGPALMAALGISVVAPGLAAKGGLDGSRFSRNGTRSPSRGSREERNNHPILSVFELERLLYTGKTACNHADEVWPGLYLGDQDIAANRRELAHLRITHILNASHSKWRGGAEYYEGTGIRYLGIEAHDSPSFDMSPYFYPAADFIHQALNEGRILVHCAVGVSRSATLVLAYLMIRHHMPLVEAIKTVKDHRGIIPNRGFLRQLVALDNALRLKRSS